In one Dreissena polymorpha isolate Duluth1 chromosome 7, UMN_Dpol_1.0, whole genome shotgun sequence genomic region, the following are encoded:
- the LOC127836976 gene encoding E3 ubiquitin-protein ligase Midline-1-like yields the protein MAAKFGTSHNKSSDVIYDVCCSICEDAGIFKEGRFHCQKCSKYFCDSCVLTHNKFLKDHAVTVKGEGDNWPVNKIVDETLELCVEHSSEKLTMFCEDHQKLLCQLCLLSNHRQCSQVVLLGEMFKSTETRMDEVKMAKRIEELQERLEDMVKIGEQSINSLQASYENVLVEIINLRRQINETLDRLQEMTIRKLEQLHSDLKVSLENDSKQCVEFIYKLKGYDINRSENTSPERSFIIEIKCLDQTALADVFLRKQFKNADIEFQYNKELKTFLDSLTELGNITIHETIRCVNPNKVLIIKEKCQYKVRSATDTFTCFTTGICESVNGEIIIADRNNQYVKLLDPAFNLIEQLQLPLLPYSIFKISSNEMAVIIGNLTPVTQVHFIRVEKGTILKLNVIKLNHRCYGIACHQGDVFVTTPTAVCQYTIEGRLVKKLYEDKYGGFMGVGVSPDGQKIYVTANETGKLLTLTRDGAVTASFKDPAFVHNYSISNIHVTSAGRVFVFGSCLSQVDTDGKKVLNTIILDMPSPGSVYINEDTSKMIVGLWNNDNVIEFKTKTKLT from the exons ATGGCGGCTAAGTTCGGAACATCACATAACAAAAGTTCGGACGTAATTTATGACGTGTGCTGTTCAATATGCGAAGATGCTGGCATATTTAAAGAAGGACGATTTCATTGTCAGAAATGCTCAAAGTATTTCTGTGACAGTTGTGTGTTAACGCATAATAAGTTTCTTAAGGATCATGCAGTTACAGTAAAAGGTGAAGGTGACAACTGGCCTGTTAACAAAATAGTCGATGAAACACTGGAGTTATGTGTGGAGCACTCTAGTGAGAAACTGACGATGTTCTGTGAAGATCACCAAAAGCTGCTCTGTCAGTTGTGTCTTCTTAGCAATCACAG GCAATGCAGTCAGGTTGTTCTATTGGGTGAAATGTTCAAATCAACTGAAACACGCATGGACGAAGTTAAAATGGCAAAACGCATTGAAGAGTTACAAGAACGTTTAGAGGATATGGTGAAAATAGGAGAACAAAGCATCAACTCTCTCCAAGCTTCGTACGAAAATGTTCTGGTAGAAATAATTAATTTGCGTCGACAGATCAACGAAACTTTAGACCGACTGCAAGAAATGACAATAAGAAAGTTGGAGCAGTTGCATTCCGATCTGAAGGTTTCTTTGGAAAACGACAGCAAACAATGTGttgaatttatttataaactAAAGGGATATGACATTAACAGATCAGAAAATACTTCGCCTGAGCGATCGTTTATTATCGAGATAAAATGTCTAGATCAAACTGCATTGGCAGATGTATTTCTCCGAAAACAATTCAAGAATGCAGACATTGAATTTCAGTACAACAAGGAATTGAAAACATTTCTTGATTCTCTCACAGAGCTGGGAAATATCACCATTCATGAAACCATTCGCTGCGTTAACCCTAATAAGGTTTTAATCATTAAGGAAAAGTGCCAGTACAAGGTGCGGTCGGCAACTGATACGTTTACCTGTTTCACAACAGGTATATGCGAGTCAGTCAACGGGGAAATCATCATTGCTGACCGCAACAATCAATACGTGAAACTTCTTGATCCGGCGTTCAACCTGATAGAGCAACTACAACTACCTCTTTTGCCGTACTCCATTTTTAAGATATCATCGAACGAGATGGCGGTGATTATTGGAAACCTTACTCCTGTAACACAGGTTCATTTCATACGAGTCGAGAAAGGAACGATTTTAAAGCTAAATGTCATAAAACTGAACCATAGATGCTACGGTATCGCTTGCCACCAGGGCGACGTATTTGTTACGACTCCTACTGCAGTGTGTCAATACACAATAGAAGGGCGGCTGGTGAAGAAGTTGTATGAGGATAAATATGGAGGATTTATgg GAGTTGGAGTAAGCCCTGATGGACAGAAGATCTATGTAACGGCCAATGAAACTGGCAAGCTCCTCACACTGACGAGGGATGGAGCAGTCACAGCCTCGTTCAAAGACCCTGCATTCGTACATAACTACTCGATAAGTAACATACACGTGACGAGCGCAGGGCGGGTGTTTGTCTTTGGTAGCTGTTTAAGTCAGGTTGACACGGACGGCAAGAAAGTTCTCAATACCATAATACTTGATATGCCCTCCCCCGGATCTGTCTACATCAACGAAGACACAAGCAAGATGATTGTTGGATTGTGGAACAACGATAACGTCATTgagttcaaaacaaaaacaaaacttacCTGA
- the LOC127836974 gene encoding transcription intermediary factor 1-beta-like isoform X2, whose translation MAANFETSQIKGSDEVYDLCCSICEDDDIYKEGRFHCKKCSKYFCDSCVLTHNKFHKDHSVTEKDEGDNLPVNKIFDDTLELCVEHFSEKLTMFCDDHEKLLCQLCLLHYHRQCSQVVILADKIKSTGQCMDVARIAKRIEELHGRLEDAVKIGEKNMKSLQTSYENVLEEILNLRRQINETLDRLQQETIQKLEQLHSSLKISLEKDSKQCVEFMSKLKEYDINCSENISSEQSFIFYKKCLDQTASADLFLGKQIKNAYIEFQHNTDLKQYLDSCTELVNITIHEDPQRNCVDPNRVVSVKDQSQFNVRSTTDRNDCFITGICEASNGVIIIVDRNNKYVKLLDQAFNLIKQELE comes from the exons atggCGGCCAATTTTGAAACATCACAGATCAAAGGTTCAGACGAAGTTTACGATTTGTGCTGTTCAATCTGCGAAGATGATGACATATATAAAGAAGGACGATTTCATTGTAAGAAATGCTCAAAGTATTTCTGTGACAGTTGTGTGTTAACGCACAATAAGTTTCACAAGGATCATTCAGTAACTGAAAAGGATGAAGGTGACAATTTGCCTGTTAACAAAATATTCGATGACACATTGGAGTTATGTGTGGAGCACTTTTCTGAGAAACTGACGATGTTCTGTGACGATCATGAAAAGCTGCTCTGTCAGTTGTGTCTCCTTCATTATCACAG GCAATGCAGCCAGGTTGTTATATTGGCTGATAAGATCAAGTCAACTGGACAATGCATGGACGTTGCCAGAATTGCAAAACGCATTGAGGAGTTACATGGACGTTTAGAAGATGCGGTAAAAATAGgagaaaaaaacatgaaatctCTTCAAACTTCCTACGAAAATGTACTGGAAGAAATACTTAATTTACGTCGACAGATCAACGAAACTTTAGACCGACTGCAACAAGAAACAATACAAAAGTTGGAGCAGTTGCATTCCAGCTTAAAGATTTCTTTGGAAAAAGATAGCAAGCAATGCGTTGAATTTATGTCGAAGCTAAAAGAATATGACATTAACTGCTCAGAAAATATTTCTTCTGAGCAATcgtttattttctataaaaaatgtcTAGATCAAACCGCCTCGGCAGATTTATTTCTCGGCAAACAAATCAAGAATGCATATATTGAATTTCAGCACAACACGGACTTAAAACAATATCTTGATTCTTGTACAGAGCTGGTAAATATCACTATTCACGAAGATCCGCAACGTAACTGCGTTGACCCAAACAGAGTTGTAAGCGTCAAGGACCAGTCACAGTTCAATGTGCGGTCGACGACTGATAGGAATGACTGTTTCATAACGGGTATATGCGAGGCGTCCAATGGGGTAATCATCATTGTTGACCGCAACAACAAGTATGTGAAACTCCTGGATCAGGCGTTCAACCTGATAAAGCAG GAATTGGAGTAA
- the LOC127836974 gene encoding E3 ubiquitin-protein ligase Midline-1-like isoform X1 translates to MAANFETSQIKGSDEVYDLCCSICEDDDIYKEGRFHCKKCSKYFCDSCVLTHNKFHKDHSVTEKDEGDNLPVNKIFDDTLELCVEHFSEKLTMFCDDHEKLLCQLCLLHYHRQCSQVVILADKIKSTGQCMDVARIAKRIEELHGRLEDAVKIGEKNMKSLQTSYENVLEEILNLRRQINETLDRLQQETIQKLEQLHSSLKISLEKDSKQCVEFMSKLKEYDINCSENISSEQSFIFYKKCLDQTASADLFLGKQIKNAYIEFQHNTDLKQYLDSCTELVNITIHEDPQRNCVDPNRVVSVKDQSQFNVRSTTDRNDCFITGICEASNGVIIIVDRNNKYVKLLDQAFNLIKQVQLPARPYLISKISPNVVAVAFGPEASVPQIHFLRVDKVRIVTLNNIELEQHCNGMAIHQGDLFVTSSTAVCQYTMEGRLVKKLYEEKSTCFNGIGVSPDGKRIYVTDDDDSLFTLTRDGEVTVTLHDPAFRTNYYIPNIHVAATGQVFVFGEKTVNQVATDGKKVLNTIKLGKINPRSVYFNADTNKMVVGFNGDDDVVEFKTKVS, encoded by the exons atggCGGCCAATTTTGAAACATCACAGATCAAAGGTTCAGACGAAGTTTACGATTTGTGCTGTTCAATCTGCGAAGATGATGACATATATAAAGAAGGACGATTTCATTGTAAGAAATGCTCAAAGTATTTCTGTGACAGTTGTGTGTTAACGCACAATAAGTTTCACAAGGATCATTCAGTAACTGAAAAGGATGAAGGTGACAATTTGCCTGTTAACAAAATATTCGATGACACATTGGAGTTATGTGTGGAGCACTTTTCTGAGAAACTGACGATGTTCTGTGACGATCATGAAAAGCTGCTCTGTCAGTTGTGTCTCCTTCATTATCACAG GCAATGCAGCCAGGTTGTTATATTGGCTGATAAGATCAAGTCAACTGGACAATGCATGGACGTTGCCAGAATTGCAAAACGCATTGAGGAGTTACATGGACGTTTAGAAGATGCGGTAAAAATAGgagaaaaaaacatgaaatctCTTCAAACTTCCTACGAAAATGTACTGGAAGAAATACTTAATTTACGTCGACAGATCAACGAAACTTTAGACCGACTGCAACAAGAAACAATACAAAAGTTGGAGCAGTTGCATTCCAGCTTAAAGATTTCTTTGGAAAAAGATAGCAAGCAATGCGTTGAATTTATGTCGAAGCTAAAAGAATATGACATTAACTGCTCAGAAAATATTTCTTCTGAGCAATcgtttattttctataaaaaatgtcTAGATCAAACCGCCTCGGCAGATTTATTTCTCGGCAAACAAATCAAGAATGCATATATTGAATTTCAGCACAACACGGACTTAAAACAATATCTTGATTCTTGTACAGAGCTGGTAAATATCACTATTCACGAAGATCCGCAACGTAACTGCGTTGACCCAAACAGAGTTGTAAGCGTCAAGGACCAGTCACAGTTCAATGTGCGGTCGACGACTGATAGGAATGACTGTTTCATAACGGGTATATGCGAGGCGTCCAATGGGGTAATCATCATTGTTGACCGCAACAACAAGTATGTGAAACTCCTGGATCAGGCGTTCAACCTGATAAAGCAGGTACAACTACCTGCTAGGCCATACTTAATTTCTAAGATATCCCCCAACGTGGTGGCGGTGGCGTTTGGCCCCGAAGCTTCTGTTCCACAGATTCATTTCTTACGAGTCGACAAAGTAAGGATTGTAACGCTTAATAACATAGAACTGGAACAGCACTGTAATGGTATGGCGATTCACCAGGGCGACCTATTTGTAACGTCCAGTACTGCAGTTTGTCAATACACAATGGAAGGGCGTCTAGTTAAAAAGTTGTATGAGGAAAAATCTACATGCTTCAATG GAATTGGAGTAAGCCCTGATGGAAAGAGGATCTATGTGACGGACGACGATGACAGTCTCTTCACACTGACCAGGGATGGAGAAGTCACTGTTACTCTCCATGATCCTGCTTTTAGAACGAACTATTATATACCCAACATACATGTAGCAGCCACAGGACAAGTGTTTGTATTTGGTGAGAAAACTGTAAATCAAGTTGCAACGGACGGCAAAAAAGTCCTCAATACCATTAAACTTGGTAAAATCAACCCTAGATCTGTCTATTTCAATGCAGATACAAACAAGATGGTTGTTGGATTTAATGGCGACGACGATGTCGTTGAGTTTAAAACAAAAGTTTCCTGA